One segment of Dermochelys coriacea isolate rDerCor1 chromosome 27, rDerCor1.pri.v4, whole genome shotgun sequence DNA contains the following:
- the LOC119849144 gene encoding transcription factor CP2-like protein 1 isoform X2: protein MLFWHSQPEHYWPGPGEMYPCSGGNLIRESLALPFLKQEEQNISTSAELHCPAFQYVLCAPTSPAVKQHEETLTYLNQGQSYEIRMLCNPKLGDFSECRKLLKSVARVVFHDRRLQYTEHQQLEGWRWNRPGDRILDIDVPLSVGVLEPHIHPTLLNTVEFLWDPTKRTSVFMQVHCISTEFTLRKNGGEKGVPFRIQLDTYKANEKGEHVDHLHSASCLVKVFKPKGADRKQKTDREKIEKQSPQEREKYQPSYESTVLAECTPWPEASSSPHSPPATPGLPSPPAFKLLTPERGCSSPSYPSDSPAESTAEALSPCASILETQQWLHKNRFAAYCRMLANFTGADLLKLSRSDLIQICGAADGIRLSHALKARCIRPRLTLYVSREPQANGRDTPEDSHPATYQEVYLEELTATELTNKLAELLSLPANQIQQVSKQGPTGIHILISDLCRLQKATT from the exons ATGCTGTTCTGGCACAGCCAGCCCGAGCACTActggccagggccaggggagatGTACCCCTGCTCTGGCGGCAATCTGATCAG ggagtCCCTGGCGCTGCCTTTCCTGAAGCAGGAGGAGCAGAACATCTCCACGTCGGCCGAGCTGCACTGCCCCGCCTTCCAGTACGTGCTCTGCGCCCCCACCTCGCCCGCTGTCAAACAGCACGAGGAGACCCTCACCTACCTGAACCAAG GCCAGTCCTACGAGATCCGGATGCTGTGCAACCCCAAGCTGGGCGACTTTTCCGAGTGCCGGAAGCTGCTGAAG AGCGTGGCCAGGGTGGTGTTTCACGACCGGCGCCTGCAGTACACGGAGCACCAGCAGCTGGAGGGATGGAGGTGGAACCGCCCTGGTGACCGCATCCTGGACATCG ACGTCCCCCTGTCTGTCGGGGTGCTGGAGCCGCACATCCACCCCACCCTGCTGAACACAGTGGAGTTCCTCTGGGACCCCACCAAGAGGACATCTGTCTTCATGCAG GTTCACTGCATCAGCACCGAGTTCACGCTGCGCAAGAACGGGGGCGAGAAGGGTGTCCCCTTCCGCATCCAGCTCGACACCTACAAGGCCAACGAGAAGGGCGAGCACGTGGATCACCTGCACTCAGCCAGCTGCCTTGTCAAAGTGTTCAAG CCCAAGGGAGCAGACAGGAAACAAAAAACTGACCGGGAGAAAATTGAGAAACAATCACCGCAGGAGCGAGAAAAATACCAGCCTTCCTATGAGAGCACGGTGCTGGCAGAG TGCACCCCCTGGCCAGAAGCctccagcagcccccacagtccCCCGGccacccctgggctcccctctcCTCCCGCCTTCAAACTGCTTACCCCAGAAAG GGGTTGTTCCTCGCCCAGCTACCCCTCCGACAGCCCAGCAGAGAGCACGGCCGAG GCTCTCAGTCCCTGTGCCTCCATCTTGGAAACCCAGCAGTGGCTGCACAAGAATCGCTTCGCCGCTTACTGCAGGATGTTGGCTAATTTCACAG gagctgACCTGCTGAAGCTTTCCCGCAGCGACCTCATCCAGATCTGTGGAGCGGCTGACGGGATCCGGCTCTCCCATGCACTGAAagccag gTGCATCCGCCCTCGGCTCACCCTGTATGTATCCAGGGAGCCCCAAGCCAATGGCAGAGACACCCCTGAGGACTCACACCCAG CCACATACCAAGAGGTCTATCTGGAAGAACTCACCGCCACAGAACTGACCAATAAACTGGCAGAGCTGCTCAGCCTCCCAGCCAACCAGATCCAGCAGGTTTCCAAGCAGGGACCGACCGGGATTCACATCCTCATCAGTGACCTG
- the LOC119849144 gene encoding transcription factor CP2-like protein 1 isoform X1, translated as MLFWHSQPEHYWPGPGEMYPCSGGNLIRESLALPFLKQEEQNISTSAELHCPAFQYVLCAPTSPAVKQHEETLTYLNQGQSYEIRMLCNPKLGDFSECRKLLKSVARVVFHDRRLQYTEHQQLEGWRWNRPGDRILDIDVPLSVGVLEPHIHPTLLNTVEFLWDPTKRTSVFMQVHCISTEFTLRKNGGEKGVPFRIQLDTYKANEKGEHVDHLHSASCLVKVFKPKGADRKQKTDREKIEKQSPQEREKYQPSYESTVLAECTPWPEASSSPHSPPATPGLPSPPAFKLLTPERGCSSPSYPSDSPAESTAEALSPCASILETQQWLHKNRFAAYCRMLANFTGADLLKLSRSDLIQICGAADGIRLSHALKARCIRPRLTLYVSREPQANGRDTPEDSHPATYQEVYLEELTATELTNKLAELLSLPANQIQQVSKQGPTGIHILISDLMVRNLPDESCFVAAVTKVQAPEGYHLILR; from the exons ATGCTGTTCTGGCACAGCCAGCCCGAGCACTActggccagggccaggggagatGTACCCCTGCTCTGGCGGCAATCTGATCAG ggagtCCCTGGCGCTGCCTTTCCTGAAGCAGGAGGAGCAGAACATCTCCACGTCGGCCGAGCTGCACTGCCCCGCCTTCCAGTACGTGCTCTGCGCCCCCACCTCGCCCGCTGTCAAACAGCACGAGGAGACCCTCACCTACCTGAACCAAG GCCAGTCCTACGAGATCCGGATGCTGTGCAACCCCAAGCTGGGCGACTTTTCCGAGTGCCGGAAGCTGCTGAAG AGCGTGGCCAGGGTGGTGTTTCACGACCGGCGCCTGCAGTACACGGAGCACCAGCAGCTGGAGGGATGGAGGTGGAACCGCCCTGGTGACCGCATCCTGGACATCG ACGTCCCCCTGTCTGTCGGGGTGCTGGAGCCGCACATCCACCCCACCCTGCTGAACACAGTGGAGTTCCTCTGGGACCCCACCAAGAGGACATCTGTCTTCATGCAG GTTCACTGCATCAGCACCGAGTTCACGCTGCGCAAGAACGGGGGCGAGAAGGGTGTCCCCTTCCGCATCCAGCTCGACACCTACAAGGCCAACGAGAAGGGCGAGCACGTGGATCACCTGCACTCAGCCAGCTGCCTTGTCAAAGTGTTCAAG CCCAAGGGAGCAGACAGGAAACAAAAAACTGACCGGGAGAAAATTGAGAAACAATCACCGCAGGAGCGAGAAAAATACCAGCCTTCCTATGAGAGCACGGTGCTGGCAGAG TGCACCCCCTGGCCAGAAGCctccagcagcccccacagtccCCCGGccacccctgggctcccctctcCTCCCGCCTTCAAACTGCTTACCCCAGAAAG GGGTTGTTCCTCGCCCAGCTACCCCTCCGACAGCCCAGCAGAGAGCACGGCCGAG GCTCTCAGTCCCTGTGCCTCCATCTTGGAAACCCAGCAGTGGCTGCACAAGAATCGCTTCGCCGCTTACTGCAGGATGTTGGCTAATTTCACAG gagctgACCTGCTGAAGCTTTCCCGCAGCGACCTCATCCAGATCTGTGGAGCGGCTGACGGGATCCGGCTCTCCCATGCACTGAAagccag gTGCATCCGCCCTCGGCTCACCCTGTATGTATCCAGGGAGCCCCAAGCCAATGGCAGAGACACCCCTGAGGACTCACACCCAG CCACATACCAAGAGGTCTATCTGGAAGAACTCACCGCCACAGAACTGACCAATAAACTGGCAGAGCTGCTCAGCCTCCCAGCCAACCAGATCCAGCAGGTTTCCAAGCAGGGACCGACCGGGATTCACATCCTCATCAGTGACCTG